One stretch of Hemitrygon akajei chromosome 18, sHemAka1.3, whole genome shotgun sequence DNA includes these proteins:
- the LOC140741556 gene encoding reprimo-like protein: MNSTFFNQTVVETGLYSAKEHGLGTVLGCCNQSAVTTDGSLNLNQEEQKLFIMRVVQIAVLCVLSLTVIFGIFFLGCNLMIKSESMINFLVKDRRPSKDVEAVIVGLY; this comes from the coding sequence ATGAATTCTACTTTTTTCAATCAGACTGTTGTAGAGACAGGATTGTACTCTGCCAAGGAACATGGTCTGGGTACGGTTCTTGGATGTTGTAACCAAAGCGCAGTGACTACTGACGGCTCCCTCAACCTCAATCAAGAGGAGCAAAAACTCTTTATTATGAGAGTGGTGCAGATCGCTGTACTCTGCGTGCTCTCATTGACTGTCATTTTCGGCATTTTCTTTCTAGGTTGCAACTTAATGATCAAATCCGAGAGCATGATCAACTTCCTGGTGAAAGACCGCCGACCCTCCAAGGATGTAGAAGCTGTGATAGTTGGCTTGTATTAG